CGACGTACTCGGCAGGGACGAACTCGCCCTGCGACACTGACCGTTCATGACCTCCTTCAGCATCCACGGCGACCGGGTCCACCACACCTGGGACCGCGCCATCGCCCCCGTCACCACCCTCGCCCCCGGCGACGAGGCGACCCTCCAGCTCCTCGACGCGGGCGGCGGCCAGCTCACCGCCGAGTCCACCGCCGCCGACCTCGGCAAGCTCGACTTCGGCCGGCTCAACCCGGTCACCGGGCCGCTGTACGTCAAGGGGGCCGAGCCCGGCGACGCCCTGGTCGTGGACATCCTGGACGTGGAGGTGGGGGAGTGGGGCTGGACCGCCTGCATCCCCGGATTCGGGCTGCTCGCCGACGAGTTCCCCGACCCGCACCTGAGGATCTCCCGCATCACGGACGGATACGCCGAACTCCTGCCCGGCCTGCGCATCCCCGTCGTCCCGATGATCGGCACGATCGGCGTCGCCCCGCCCGAGCCCGGCCCGCACTCGGTGATCCCGCCGCGGCGCTGGGGCGGCAACATGGACATCCGGCACATCGGCCCCGGCGCCCGGCTGATCCTCCCGGTCGGCGTGGAGGGCGCCCTGCTCTCCGCGGGCGACACCCATGCGGCCATGGGCGACGGCGAGGTCTGCGGCACCGGCGTCGAGACCTCCTCGACGGCCCGCCTCCGTGTGGACGTACGCAAGGGAGCCGCGCCCCGCACCCCGGTCATCGAGACCCACCCGGTCACCGCACGCACCGGCGCGGCCCTCGCCACCACGGGGATCGGCCCCGACCTGATGGAGGCGTCACGGGACGCGGTGCGCGCGCTCATCGAGGAGATCACGGCCCGTACGGGACTGCCCCCGGAAGATGCGTACCTGCTGGCGAGCGTCGCCGCGGACCTCAAGATCTCCGAGGTCGTCGACGCCCCCAACTGGGTCGTCTCGGCGCACCTGGAGCGCGAACTCCTGGGCGGAGCCTAGGGGCGCAGCCCGGCCAGTGTGACGGTGACGAGGCGGTGGACCGCGGCCCGGGAGGAGAGGGTGCCGGCCGCGGAGAGGGCATGGAGGCAGTAGCCCGCGAGCTCGTCGGGTGCGACGTCGCCCCGGAGGGCGCCGCTCGCCGCCCCCTCGGCGAGCAGCTCCCTGACCATGCCGCGCAACTGCCGCTCCCCGTCGACGACATGCCGGTCGCGGTGGAGCACCCCGGAGAGCTCCGTACCGTGGTGCTCCCGGGTCCCGTGGGCGATGAAGGCGTACGCGGTCAGCACCGCTTCGAGGCGCTCGCCCGCGTCCCCGGCCCGGTCGCGGACCTCCGCGAGCTGCGCGAGGTGGGCCGTTATCCGGCGTTCGTGCCAGGCGGTCAGGATCGCTTCGACGTCCGGGAAGTACTTGTACAGCGTGGCCCGCCCGATGCCGGTCCCCTCGGCGATCTGCGACATCGTCACCGCCCGCAGCCCCTGCTCGGACACCAGCCCGGCCGTCACGTCCAGAACCGCCTCCCGCACCGAACGCCGGTGCGCCTCGATCGTCTCGTTCCACAGCTTCGGCACCCCGCCAGTTTACGCGGCGACGACAGCACGACACTTTGCATTGACAGCGACAGAGTGTCTCGATAAACAGATGGGCATGGAGAAGTCCGAAGCCCGCGTCCCGACCACGAGGGGCGAGCGATACGCCAAGCAACTGTGCAGCCATGCGGCCCACATGGCCCCGCGTGCGGAGTGGGATCCGCCGGAGGGAGTGATCGAGTTCCCCGCCTCGGCGGGCACCTGCCGGCTGACCGCGGAACCGGAGTGCCTGCACCTTGTGCTCGAAGCCGCGGACGGCGCACAGCTCGCCAGGATGCAGCGGATCATCGGCAGCGACATCGAACGGTTCGCGGTCCGGGACGGTCTCACGGTGGAATGGACCCCGGCCTGATCTCCGCGACCGTCGTCGTCCGACGTGACATCGTGGGGCAGGGGTGAGCAGACACATGGCCGTGTCCGAGCAGCGCAAGCAGTCGAAGGTGGGTCTGTTGCTGCGGGGTTGGCGCGAGCGCCGCCGCCTCAGCCAGGTGGATCTCGCCAACCGGGCCGGCGTCTCCGCCCGCCATCTCAGCTTTCTCGAGACCGGCCGGGCCATGCCCAGCCGGGCCATGGTGCTGCGCCTGGCCGAGCAGCTCGAAGTCCCCCTGCGCGACCGCAATCCGCTGCTGCTCGCGGCCGGTTACGCCCCGGCGTACGAGCAGAAGCCGCTCGCGGACCCGGCGATGGGACCGGTGCTCGGCGCCGTCAAGCAGATCCTGAGCGGCCATGACCCGTACCCGGCGCTCGTCGTCGACGGCGAGTGGAACCTCGTCGACACCAACAGGAGCTTCGCGCTGTTCACCGAGGGGGTCGCGCCCGAACTTCTCGAGCCTCCCGTGAACGCCCTGCGCCTCGTACTGCACCCCAAGGGCATGGCCCCGGGCATCGTCAACCTCGGTGTGTGGCGCGCCAAACTCCTGGGCCGGCTGAGCCGGCGGGCGGCGGCTGACCCCCGACTGGGCCCGCTCTACGAGGAGTTGCTCGCGTACCCGTGCGACCAGGAGGAACCGGAGCTCGACGTGCCGGGGCTCGGGGACATCTGCATCCCCCTGCAACTGCGCCGGGGCGACCACGAGCTGTCCTTCTTCGCCACCCTCGCGACGTTCGGCACGCCGCGCGACATCACGGTGGCCGAGCTGATCATCGAGTCGTTCTTCCCGGCCGACGAGGCCACCGCCGAGGCGGTACGAGGTCTGAACCGCTCCTGAGGCCGGAGCTTTTCTCCAAGTCCTGTCGCAGGTCAGCGAGTTGAGGCAGATCCTTCCTACCTCAGAGGTAATTGCCTCTCTTACCTTTCGGCGGGAGATTGGCGGCATCGAGCCCGGAGCGAAGGAAGAGAATCATGACGGAAAACCTGAACGCATTCGCGACCCGCTACATCGCCCTGTGGAACGAACCCGACCCCGCCCTGCGCAGCAAGGCGATCGAAGAACTCTTCGCCCCCGAGGCGCAGCACTACACGCCCGCCCAGGAAGTGCACGGCCGGGCCCAGCTTGAGGAGCGCGTGGGCACGGCTTACGAGAAGTGGGTCGAGTCGGGCCGGTACGCCTTCCGGGCCGTGCCCAACGCGACCGGACACCACCGCTCGGTGCGGTTCAACTGGGAGATGTACGACGTCGCGACGGGCCGGGCGGACTCGGTCGGATTCGACTTCATCACGCTCGACGAGTCCGGACTGATCGAGACGGACTACCAGTTCGTCGACTGACCCCTGCCGAAGGGCCGCACGCCGTCACCGGTGTGCGGCCCTTCCCTCGTCAGATGTCGCGGAAGATCTCGATCTGGGCGCCCACCGAGTTGAGACGCTCGGCCAGGTCCTCGTACCCGCGGTTGATGACGTAGACGTTCCGCAGTACGGACGTGCCCTCGGCCGCCATCATCGCGAGCAGCACCACCACAGCAGGCCGCAGGGCCGGCGGGCACATCATCTCGGCCGCGCGCCAGCGCGTCGGGCCCTCGACCAACACGCGGTGCGGGTCCAGGAGTTGGAGGCGGCCGCCGAGCCGGTTCAGGTCGGTGAGGTAGATCGCGCGGTTGTCGTAGACCCAGTCGTGGATCAGCGTCTGGCCCTGTGCGACCGCCGCGATCGCCGCGAAGAACGGCACGTTGTCGATGTTGAGGCCCGGGAAGGGCATCGGGTGGATCTTGTCGATCGGCGCTTCGAGCTTCGAGGGGCGCACCGTCAGATCGATCAGCCGGGTCCGCCCGTTGTCCGCCGCGTACTCCGCGCTGCGGTCGTGGTCGAGGCCCATCTCCTCCAGGACCGCGAGCTCGATCTCCAGGAACTCGATCGGCACCCGGCGGATGGTGAGCTCCGACTCGGTCACCACGGCCGCGGCCAGCAGGCTCATCGCCTCGACCGGGTCCTCGGAGGGGGAGTAGTCGACGTCGACGTCGATCTCCGGCACCCCGTGGACGGTGAGTGTCGTCGTGCCGATGCCGTCGACCCGTACCCCCAGCGCCTCCAGGAAGAAGCACAGGTCCTGGACCATGTAGTTCGACGAGGCGTTACGGATCACGGTCGTGCCCGCGTTGCGGGCGGCGGCCAGCAGCGCGTTCTCGGTGACCGTGTCGCCGCGCTCGGTCAGGACGATCGGGCGGTCGGGCGAGGTGCGCTGCACCTCGGCGTGGTAGATGCCCTCCGTTGCGGAGATGTCCAGACCGAAGCGGCGCAGGGCGATCATGTGCGGCTCGATCGTGCGCGTGCCGAGGTCGCAGCCGCCGGCGTACGGCAGCTTGAAGCGGTCCATGCGGTGCAGCAGCGGGCCCAGGAACATGATGATCGAGCGGGTCCGGCGCGCGGCCTCCGCGTCCATCTGGTCCATCTCGAGCCGTGCGGGCGGCACGATCTCCAGGTCCTTGCCGTCGTTGATCCAACGGGTGCGCACGCCGATGGAGTTGAGCACCTCCAGCAGGCGGTAGACCTCTTCGATGCGCGCGACGCGGCGCAGCACGGTGCGGCCCTTGTTGAGCAGCGAGGCGCAGAGCAGTGCCACACACGCGTTCTTGCTCGTCTTGACGTCGATCGAGCCCGAGAGGCGGCGGCCGCCGACGACGCGCAGATGCATCGGTCCGGCGTACCCCAGCGACACGATCTCGCTGTCCAGCGCCTCACCGATACGGGCGATCATCTCAAGGCTGATGTTCTGGTTCCCGCGCTCGATGCGGTTCACCGCGCTCTGGCTGGTGGAGAGCGCATCGGCAAGCTGAGTCTGTGTCCAGCCCCGGTGCTGACGGGCGTCACGGATGAGCTTGCCGATGCGTACGAGGTAGTCGTCTGCCATATCGGCAGGCTATCTCACATATGAGATGTTGCATTTCCGGGGACGGCCACCGGAGTGATGTTGCGGTTGAGGCGGAAGAGGTTGGCGGGGTCGTGGACGGCCTTCAGCCGGGCCAGCCGCTCGTAGTCCTGCGGGTCGTAACCGGCGCGCGTCTGCGCCTCGCCGGCCCGCGCCCCGTCCCCGTACACGAAGGGCAGCGCGAGTCCGAGGCTCCACGGCGCGAGGATCTCCTCCGCCCGGTCCAGCACGCCCCGCGCCTCGTCCAGAGCGCCCTCGTGCTCGCCCGGCATGGTGATGATCCGCACGATGTACTGCGCATCACGCCGCCCGACAGCGCTCCCGCCCTCCGGCCGGCGCGACAGCGCACCGCCCAGGTGCCGTACGTCGACCACCGACATCATCGGGGCGCCGGGTCCCGTCAGCTCCCGCACGGCCTCCAGCGCCTCCGCGTCCAGGGCGCTGAGCAGCACGTTCGTACCCAGGTAGGCGTGCGGGAAGGGCGGGTCCTGGTAGATCGATCCGCCCTCGGTGTACGGGAGCGTGCGCAGCGTGTCGATCAGCCGCGGCCCCACCGCCCGCAGCGGCTCCACCAGCCGCTCGCCGTCGGCCGCGTCCCCGTCGAAGGCGATCCGCACATGGGCCACGTACTGCCCGCGCAGCGGCGCCGGCAACTGCTCCATGTCGGGGTAGGCGATCAGCCCGACCGACGACGTCAGCGCCTCGGGCACGGTCGCGCTCCACGTCCGGTACGCCTCCAGGACGTCGGCGATCCGCTCCGCCGCGAAGAACATCCCGCCGCCGTAGACCTGAGCGACCTGTACGAGTTCGATCTCCAGCGCGGTCACCACGCCGAAGTTGTGCCCGGCCCCGCGCAGCGCCCAGAAGAGACCGGGGTCGCTGTCGGCGGTCACCGTACGCAGCCGCCCGTCCGCGGTGACGATCTCCGCCGAGCGGATCCGGTCGGACGCGTACCCGAACTGCCGTGCCAGCAGCCCGATTCCGCCGCCCAGGGTGTACGAGACCGCGCCCACCCCCGGCGACGACCCGCTCAGCGGCGCGAGCCCGTGCTCGGCGGCGGCCCCCACGACCTGCTCCCAGCGGACCCCCGCCCCGATCCGCGCGGTCCGCGCGGCGGCGTCGATCCGGACCTCGTCCATCCGGCGGGTGGTGATCAGGACTCCGCCCTCGGTGGCGACGGACAGGCCGTGCCCGGTGGCCTGCACGGCGACCGGCAGCCCCTGTCCCGCGGCGAACTCCACGGCGATCCGTACGTCCTCGGCGCCGGCCGCGCCCACGACCACCGAGGGCCGGTGCCCGTATGCGGTCTGGAACCCGGCCAGTTCGGCCTCGTACTCCTCGTCCCCCGGGAAGAGGACGGAGCCCTTGATCTCATCGGCAGGGAAGGTGTTCATGAGGCAACTCTCCATCAATGGCAGGTCCGTTGAGGGAGAGACTGCCTCGTATACCTGACATCCGCCGTCAGGTATGGAAGGAGAAGTCAGTCGCGCCGCACGCTCACCCCGCCGAGCAGCCCGTACGCATTGACCACCACGACGGGGCCGCCCGGCTCGGTGGGCCCCGAGTCCGTGACCCCGCCGAGCCTGATCCCCTTGACCTGCACCTGCACATCGGGGTTCACCCGGAGCGAGACGCCTCCGATCAGGCTCAGCTTGGTGATGCGCAGTTCCGATCCGTCGGGGATGTCCACGTCGGTCAGGTCGATGTTCGCGCCCCCGATCAGTGAGACGGTCAGGGTGCGCTCATGGACGGTGGCCCCCTCCAGCCGCGTACCGCCGATGAGGCTGACATGGACGTCGGTCTTCTCGTCGTGCGCGTCGCTCTTCGTCATGGGCTCACCGTACGGGCGGAAGCGGGGATTCAGCGCCGGACCAGCAGAGAGTGCGTCACGGCGGGGGAGCTGACCACCTCGGCGACGCGGAAGTCGTCGAGTGCGTCCCCCAGGTTGTCGAAGAGGCGCTCGCCCCGGCCGGCGAGGATCGGGACGACCGCCACATGGATCTCGTCGACGAGCCCGGCGCGCAGATACTGCTGGATGGTGGCCGGCCCGCCGCCGATCCGCACGTCCTGCCCGCCCGCGGCCTCGAACGCCCGCCGCAGCACGGTTTCGACGGGCTCGTCCGTGAAGTGGAAGACCGTCCCGCCCTCCATGGACACCGACGGCCGCAGATGGTGGGTGTGCACGAACACGTCATGGTGGTACGGCGGGTTCTCGCCCCACCAGCCCGTCCACGACTCGTCCTGCCACGGTCCGCGCACGGGGCCGAACATGTTGCGCCCCATGATGTGGGCCCCGATGTTCTCGTCGCCGCGCGCGATCCACTCGGCGTCGATCCCGCCCTTGCCCTCGGCGAGATCCCTCCATGCGGCGAAGGCCCACTCGTGCAGTCCGTCGACGTTGGTACCGAGAGGGGCGTCGAGGCTCTGGTCGACGCCGGCGGCGAAGCCGTCAAGTGTGACGGTGAGGCTGTGTACGCGCAGCTTGGGCATGGCGCTCTCCTTGGTCAGGTCTCTGCTTGCTCTTATCCATGCGTCGAACGGCAGGCGGCGGGATCGACAGTTCCGCGTGTGACGTTTCCCGGTGTGTTCAGCTGGGGTTAGGTTAGGCTAACCTTCGGCACGTGAAAGTCGGTGAAGAGCTTCCCCGGGCCGCGCATTCCCGCGGCCACACCCTCTCTGCCACGGGTGTCACCGTGGCGTACGACGGTGTCGATGTCGTGCACGAGGCGTCCCTCGCGCTCGCGCCAGGGCAGGTGACCGCGCTGGTCGGGCCGAACGGCAGTGGCAAGTCGACGCTGTTGCGGACCGTGGCGCGACTGCAGCGGGCGCGGAGTGCCGAGCTGACCCTCGACGCGGGCACGGACGCCTTCGCGCTGACGCCCCGTGAGTTCTCGCAGCACGTCGCGCTGTTGACGCAGGGGCGGCCCACGCCCGGCGGGCTGACCGTGCGCGACGTCGTGGAGTTCGGGCGCTATCCGTACCGCGGCCGCTGGGGCAGGGCTGATCCGGACGGCCCCGCGGCCGTCGAGCGGGCGCTCCGGATGACCGGGGTCGCCGAGCTCGCCGAGAGGGGCGCCGAGCACCTCTCCGGCGGGCAGTTGCAACGGGTGTGGCTCGCGGGGTGCCTCGCGCAGGAGACCGGCGTACTGCTCCTGGACGAACCGACGACCTACCTCGACCTGCGCTACCAGGTCGAACTGCTCGATCTCATACGGGACTTGGCGGACGACCACCAGATCGCCGTCGGCGTGGTCCTGCACGACCTCGACCAGGCGGCGGCCGTCGCCGACCGGATCGTGCTGCTCCGGGCGGGACGCGTGATCGCGGACGGCGACCCCGTGGACGTACTCACCCCTGAGCGGCTGACGGACACGTACGGCATCCGCATCGAGGTCTCCACCGATCCGCTGACGGGGCGTCTGCGCACCCGGGCCGTCGGCCGCCACCACACACGACAAGACAGCAAGCAGAACGCGCACCACGCGCACAGCGAAAGGCTCAGTGCCACCTCATGAGACGACTCCTTCTCACCGCCGCCGCGGCCACCGCCGCGGCACTCGCCCTGAGCGCCTGCGGTACGACCGAGCCGGCCGCGGACAAGGCGGAGAACAAGGCCGCCGCACACATCACCCTGACCGGTGCTTCCGGTACGAAGGTGGAGCTCGACGGACCCGCCAAGAAGGTCGTCGGGACCGAGTGGAACGTCGTCGAGCACCTCGTCTCGCTGGGCGTCGCACCGGTCGGCGTCGCCGACGTCAAGGGCTACACGTCGTGGGACAAGTCGGCCCCGCTGACCGGCAGTCCGAAGGACATCGGCACGCGCGGCGAGCCCAGCATGGACACCGTCGCCGCGCTCGCGCCCGATCTCATCGTCGCCACCAGCGACCTGCCCCCGGCCGCCATCAAGCAACTGCGCAAGATAGCCCCGGTGC
The sequence above is drawn from the Streptomyces sp. NBC_01465 genome and encodes:
- a CDS encoding acetamidase/formamidase family protein, with product MTSFSIHGDRVHHTWDRAIAPVTTLAPGDEATLQLLDAGGGQLTAESTAADLGKLDFGRLNPVTGPLYVKGAEPGDALVVDILDVEVGEWGWTACIPGFGLLADEFPDPHLRISRITDGYAELLPGLRIPVVPMIGTIGVAPPEPGPHSVIPPRRWGGNMDIRHIGPGARLILPVGVEGALLSAGDTHAAMGDGEVCGTGVETSSTARLRVDVRKGAAPRTPVIETHPVTARTGAALATTGIGPDLMEASRDAVRALIEEITARTGLPPEDAYLLASVAADLKISEVVDAPNWVVSAHLERELLGGA
- a CDS encoding TetR/AcrR family transcriptional regulator, whose translation is MPKLWNETIEAHRRSVREAVLDVTAGLVSEQGLRAVTMSQIAEGTGIGRATLYKYFPDVEAILTAWHERRITAHLAQLAEVRDRAGDAGERLEAVLTAYAFIAHGTREHHGTELSGVLHRDRHVVDGERQLRGMVRELLAEGAASGALRGDVAPDELAGYCLHALSAAGTLSSRAAVHRLVTVTLAGLRP
- a CDS encoding DUF2218 domain-containing protein, producing MEKSEARVPTTRGERYAKQLCSHAAHMAPRAEWDPPEGVIEFPASAGTCRLTAEPECLHLVLEAADGAQLARMQRIIGSDIERFAVRDGLTVEWTPA
- a CDS encoding helix-turn-helix domain-containing protein; protein product: MAVSEQRKQSKVGLLLRGWRERRRLSQVDLANRAGVSARHLSFLETGRAMPSRAMVLRLAEQLEVPLRDRNPLLLAAGYAPAYEQKPLADPAMGPVLGAVKQILSGHDPYPALVVDGEWNLVDTNRSFALFTEGVAPELLEPPVNALRLVLHPKGMAPGIVNLGVWRAKLLGRLSRRAAADPRLGPLYEELLAYPCDQEEPELDVPGLGDICIPLQLRRGDHELSFFATLATFGTPRDITVAELIIESFFPADEATAEAVRGLNRS
- a CDS encoding nuclear transport factor 2 family protein; the encoded protein is MTENLNAFATRYIALWNEPDPALRSKAIEELFAPEAQHYTPAQEVHGRAQLEERVGTAYEKWVESGRYAFRAVPNATGHHRSVRFNWEMYDVATGRADSVGFDFITLDESGLIETDYQFVD
- a CDS encoding helix-turn-helix domain-containing protein; translation: MADDYLVRIGKLIRDARQHRGWTQTQLADALSTSQSAVNRIERGNQNISLEMIARIGEALDSEIVSLGYAGPMHLRVVGGRRLSGSIDVKTSKNACVALLCASLLNKGRTVLRRVARIEEVYRLLEVLNSIGVRTRWINDGKDLEIVPPARLEMDQMDAEAARRTRSIIMFLGPLLHRMDRFKLPYAGGCDLGTRTIEPHMIALRRFGLDISATEGIYHAEVQRTSPDRPIVLTERGDTVTENALLAAARNAGTTVIRNASSNYMVQDLCFFLEALGVRVDGIGTTTLTVHGVPEIDVDVDYSPSEDPVEAMSLLAAAVVTESELTIRRVPIEFLEIELAVLEEMGLDHDRSAEYAADNGRTRLIDLTVRPSKLEAPIDKIHPMPFPGLNIDNVPFFAAIAAVAQGQTLIHDWVYDNRAIYLTDLNRLGGRLQLLDPHRVLVEGPTRWRAAEMMCPPALRPAVVVLLAMMAAEGTSVLRNVYVINRGYEDLAERLNSVGAQIEIFRDI
- a CDS encoding FAD-binding oxidoreductase — encoded protein: MNTFPADEIKGSVLFPGDEEYEAELAGFQTAYGHRPSVVVGAAGAEDVRIAVEFAAGQGLPVAVQATGHGLSVATEGGVLITTRRMDEVRIDAAARTARIGAGVRWEQVVGAAAEHGLAPLSGSSPGVGAVSYTLGGGIGLLARQFGYASDRIRSAEIVTADGRLRTVTADSDPGLFWALRGAGHNFGVVTALEIELVQVAQVYGGGMFFAAERIADVLEAYRTWSATVPEALTSSVGLIAYPDMEQLPAPLRGQYVAHVRIAFDGDAADGERLVEPLRAVGPRLIDTLRTLPYTEGGSIYQDPPFPHAYLGTNVLLSALDAEALEAVRELTGPGAPMMSVVDVRHLGGALSRRPEGGSAVGRRDAQYIVRIITMPGEHEGALDEARGVLDRAEEILAPWSLGLALPFVYGDGARAGEAQTRAGYDPQDYERLARLKAVHDPANLFRLNRNITPVAVPGNATSHM
- a CDS encoding dihydrofolate reductase family protein encodes the protein MPKLRVHSLTVTLDGFAAGVDQSLDAPLGTNVDGLHEWAFAAWRDLAEGKGGIDAEWIARGDENIGAHIMGRNMFGPVRGPWQDESWTGWWGENPPYHHDVFVHTHHLRPSVSMEGGTVFHFTDEPVETVLRRAFEAAGGQDVRIGGGPATIQQYLRAGLVDEIHVAVVPILAGRGERLFDNLGDALDDFRVAEVVSSPAVTHSLLVRR
- a CDS encoding ABC transporter ATP-binding protein, which codes for MKVGEELPRAAHSRGHTLSATGVTVAYDGVDVVHEASLALAPGQVTALVGPNGSGKSTLLRTVARLQRARSAELTLDAGTDAFALTPREFSQHVALLTQGRPTPGGLTVRDVVEFGRYPYRGRWGRADPDGPAAVERALRMTGVAELAERGAEHLSGGQLQRVWLAGCLAQETGVLLLDEPTTYLDLRYQVELLDLIRDLADDHQIAVGVVLHDLDQAAAVADRIVLLRAGRVIADGDPVDVLTPERLTDTYGIRIEVSTDPLTGRLRTRAVGRHHTRQDSKQNAHHAHSERLSATS